The following are encoded together in the Fusarium keratoplasticum isolate Fu6.1 chromosome 1, whole genome shotgun sequence genome:
- a CDS encoding Protein SEY1 encodes MNGHFSAVGEKPGAGSYEHGVQVIDEDKEFNDNLNEYLQLTSVAESGFNYHLISVFGSQSTGKSTLLNNLFGTDFSVMSETERRQTTKGIWMSKNKREESAGTKMADNILVMDVEGTDGRERGEDQDFERKSALFALATSEVLILNIWEHQVGLYQGANMGLLKTVFEVNLQLFLKDKQSTPRSLLFFVIRDHLGTTPLGNLRTTLIQDLTKIWSSISKPQGLEGSRIEDYFDFGFAALPHKILQADKFTEEVQKLGSRFTAGHRHGKPGLHGDQELEGGLFLAEYHRRIPADGFSVYAEGIWDQIVNNKDLDLPTQQELLAQFRCDEISREVLIDFDLIVAPLEDKQAEALKLGVATVLPDLGVSGSSARQKCIKAFEVQASRYHKGVYSRKRQELEGKIDARLKALYQGQLAAAHKAGVAAFGEAVANKVKAGQKAGGAYEFAEIVANEKRKTLDIFGVETQSLFIEGVAWTNFESQLTLFEKELDEESAKLRKEEMRRLATRVERWVKSRLNDAIGLEFNKLGSGRGGSGAPETGEKPPTEKDLWDRVWNVFTGIVKEAESRFAERAKSFDATNEEVEIGTWRLRRKSWTALREKIEDEVMEGNILLKLRENFEDKFRYDEAGVPRIWRPTDDIEGIYTKARESTLTLVPLLSKFRLSETNSLPDLPGFVGPQPSGVEASDEEDLAPIGGIDEEDGKSLEEEMTVLSEGKRQDLVVRFKKTADGVYVEAKRGAIGGVAQIPWYFYGLLLALGWNEIFMVLRNPFLCLLILVLAGGTYVAYTLNLLGPMMSMGNAAATQGVEIAKQQLRDFITNSDTARQAVGMPARNDTDNISMDTLDSRGRRVNNSSQREDDIDDI; translated from the exons ATGAACGGCCACTTCTCTGCCGTCGGCGAGAAGCCAGGCGCCGGAAGCTATGAGCATGGCGTCCAGGTCATCGACGAAGACAAGGAGTTCAA CGATAACCTCAACGAGTACCTCCAGCTCACCTCGGTCGCCGAGTCTGGCTTCAACTACCACCTCATCTCCGTCTTTGGCTCCCAGTCCACCGGAAAGTCGACCctgctcaacaacctcttcgGCACCGACTTCTCCGTCATGTCCGAGACCGAGCGTCGCCAGACTACGAAGGGTATCTGGATGTCCAAGAACAAGCGCGAGGAGAGCGCCGGCACCAAGATGGCCGATAACATCCTCGTCATGGACGTCGAGGGCACCGACGGCCGGGAGCGCGGCGAGGACCAGGACTTTGAGCGCAAGAGCGCCCTGTTCGCCCTGGCTACCAGCGAGGTCCTGATCCTCAACATCTGGGAGCACCAGGTCGGCTTGTACCAGGGAGCCAACATGGGGCTGCTCAAGACTGTCTTCGAGGTCAACCTGcagctcttcctcaaggacaagca ATCAACTCCCAggtccctcctcttcttcgtcatccgCGACCACCTCGGCACCACCCCCCTGGGCAACCTCCGAACCACTCTGATCCAGGACCTGACAAAGATCTGgtcgtccatctccaagccccAAGGCCTCGAGGGCTCGCGGATCGAGGACTACTTTGACTTTGGTTTCGCCGCCCTGCCCCACAAGATCCTGCAGGCCGACAAGTTCACCGAGGAGGTGCAGAAGCTGGGATCAAGGTTCACCGCGGGCCACCGGCACGGCAAGCCGGGCTTGCATGGCGATCAAGAGCTCGAGggcggcctcttcctcgccgagTACCACCGGCGCATTCCGGCCGACGGTTTTTCCGTCTACGCCGAGGGCATCTGGGATCAGATCGTCAACAACAAGGACCTCGATCTGCCCACCCAGCAGGAGCTTCTGGCCCAGTTCCGCTGCGACGAGATTTCCAGGGAAGTCTTGATTGACTTTGATCTCATTGTGGCGCCTCTCGAGGATAAGCAGGCTGAGGCATTGAAGCTGGGTGTTGCCACCGTCTTGCCCGACCTCGGTGTATCTGGAAGCTCAGCTCGCCAGAAGTGCATCAAGGCTTTTGAAGTGCAAGCGAGTCGCTACCATAAGGGCGTTTATAGTCGCAAGAGGCAGGAGCTTGAAGGAAAGATCGACGCTCGACTCAAGGCTCTCTACCAAGGACAGCTAGCAGCGGCTCACAAGGCCGGTGTCGCTGCTTTTGGTGAGGCGGTTgccaacaaggtcaaggctggtcAAAAGGCCGGTGGTGCCTATGAATTCGCCGAGATTGTCGCCAATGAGAAGCGCAAGACTCTGGACATCTTTGGCGTCGAGACACAGAGCCTGTTCATTGAGGGCGTGGCCTGGACTAACTTTGAGTCGCAGCTCACGCTGttcgagaaggagctggatgaggagaGCGCCAAGCTGcgaaaggaggagatgcGACGACTTGCGACCCGGGTTGAGCGATGGGTCAAGTCCCGACTCAATGATGCGATCGGCCTCGAGTTCAACAAGCTGGGTAGTGGCCGAGGCGGTTCAGGCGCGCCGGAGACGGGTGAAAAGCCCCCTACTGAGAAGGATCTTTGGGACAGAGTCTGGAACGTCTTTACAggcatcgtcaaggaggccgagagtCGCTTCGCCGAGCGAGCCAAGAGCTTCGATGCTACCAacgaggaggtcgagattGGCACATGGCGGTTACGCCGAAAGAGCTGGACTGCTCTCCGCGAGAAgattgaggatgaggtgaTGGAGGGCAACATCTTGCTCAAGCTTCGAGAGAACTTTGAGGACAAGTTCCGATACGACGAGGCCGGTGTGCCACGGATATGGCGCCCCACCGATGACATTGAGGGCATCTACACCAAGGCGCGAGAGTCGACGCTTACCCTCGTCCCTCTGCTGTCCAAGTTCAGACTCTCTGAGACGAACAGCCTACCCGATCTACCTGGCTTTGTCGGCCCGCAGCCAAGCGGCGTCGAGGCcagtgacgaggaggatctggcaCCCATCGGAGGTatcgatgaggaggatggcaagagcctcgaggaagagatgaCTGTTCTCAGCGAGGGCAAGCGTCAGGATCTCGTGGTGAGGTTCAAGAAGACGGCCGACGGAGTTTATGTCGAGGCCAAGCGTGGAGCCATCGGCGGAGTGGCTCAGATTCCGTGGTACTTTTACGGCCTGCTCCTGGCGCTCGGCTGGAATGAGATCTTTATGG TTCTACGCAACCCCTTCCTCTgccttctcatcctcgtcctcgcagGAGGCACCTACGTGGCTTACAcgctcaacctccttggccctATGATGTCGATGGGCAACGCGGCGGCGACGCAGGGCGTCGAGATTgccaagcagcagctccgcgacttcatcaccaactcgGACACTGCGCGCCAGGCGGTTGGCATGCCCGCCCGCAACGACACGGACAACATCAGCATGGACACCTTGGATAGCCGGGGGAGAAGGGTCAACAACTCTTCGCAGCGGGAAGACGACATCGATGATATCTGA
- a CDS encoding Ribonuclease, giving the protein MTDSPPTDDVQMDAPVDAPIDDTPSSSSTYIPPSVHTEAALAGASFTHVVVPPSLLPSSPEDPASAVPCCLGVDEAGRGPVLGPMVYGVFFLPLTISDSLLRDTHHFDDSKVLTPAVRSKLMRTICTPGSDLHTECGWAIKALSARDISAGMLHPTTPYNLNAQALDATVELIKAAYAAGVNVQEIYVDTVGPPAAHQAKLQRFFPTAKITVTKKADSLFACVSAASVCAKVTRDATLEVLSEAKGELTEDGMGWGSGYSSDKRCTGWMKNSMHPLFGWGHECRFSWGTSKDMLEGKANGVKVEWPLEDDGETSRVTDFFTTADNDKESSELGNWFGTPAGLEAF; this is encoded by the coding sequence atgacagacTCGCCACCAACCGATGATGTCCAAATGGACGCCCCTGTGGACGCTCCCATCGACGAcactccctcctcctcttcaacctATATCCCACCCTCAGTTCACACTGAAGCCGCCCTCGCCGGTGCCTCCTTCACCCACGTGGTCGTACcgccctctctcctcccatCCTCCCCTGAGGATCCCGCCTCGGCCGTCCCATGCtgcctcggcgtcgacgaggccggcCGCGGGCCCGTCCTCGGCCCCATGGTCTAcggcgtcttcttcctcccgtTGACCATCTCGGACTCCCTCCTCCGTGACACACACCACTTTGACGACTCCAAGGTCCTCACGCCCGCCGTCCGCTCCAAGCTCATGCGCACCATCTGCACCCCCGGCTCCGACCTGCACACCGAGTGCGGATGGGCGATCAAGGCCCTCTCGGCGAGGGATATCAGTGCTGGCATGCTCCATCCGACGACACCTTATAACCTCAACGCTCAGGCCCTCGATGCCACtgttgagctcatcaaggctgcctaCGCCGCAGGCGTCAACGTCCAGGAGATCTACGTCGACACTGTCGGACCCCCCGCCGCCCACCAGGCCAAACTGCAGCGCTTCTTCCCCACAGCGAAGATCACAGTGACAAAGAAGGCCGATAGCTTATTCGCATGCGTCAGTGCTGCGTCGGTATGCGCCAAGGTAACACGCGACGCGACCCTGGAGGTGCTATCCGAAGCGAAGGGAGAGCTCACCGAGGACGGCATGGGTTGGGGTTCTGGATACTCGTCTGACAAGCGGTGCACCGGGTGGATGAAGAACAGCATGCACCCGCTGTTTGGATGGGGTCACGAGTGCCGGTTTAGTTGGGGGACGTCCAAGGATATGCTTGAGGGCAAGGCGAATGGCGTCAAGGTCGAGTGGCcgctcgaggatgacggcgagACGAGCAGAGTTACAGACTTTTTCACTACGGCCGACAACGATAAGGAGTCATCAGAGCTGGGTAATTGGTTTGGTACACCTGCGGGTTTGGAGGCATTCTAA
- a CDS encoding HET domain-containing protein, translated as MLTLAPSGFHRSDVHLLPSIRQALEQGAKNKGCLVARRSDSCEPPGITARIDHEGARDHQMEQMNLIYHNAELTIIAAARSSVEYGLPGVGAGYRPRSIQQVVKIGNIEIVPTMRHPHAVIQTSKWSKRAWPFQEGILSRRRLIFTDDQMYFECDGMNCHESVTNVPKRNDHWSNLEYCQQIESSLDQLHAPHKREFDRTLRPGILGWNDKRPFGQPVRPGSHAAFVRFLEMIQVYSARELPCPSDALKAFDGIASKFEVLPDRIDQIWGIPFYCNEERTLEETFVAGLAWNHTGRAGYSLEGLPEPRDIFPTWSWMNWYGEVEYRELDLYKGGYKSAFKSAVASVVLEADDGSLLTLSEYLEIFQAGINRSDNPEAVRLEAWVFPPSAFVVVEGSHLTLFGHLTCLHISIADNPFYAGLASLAQRGLEFKTEWICIYLGSVESKKISLVVR; from the exons ATGTTGACCCTCGCGCCATCAGGTTTCCACCGCAGCGACGTCCATCTTCTGCCTTCTATTCGACAGGCCCTGGAACAAGGTGCAAAGAACAAAGGGTGTCTAGTTGCTCGAAGGAGCGATAGTTGTGAGCCACCGGGTATCACGGCCCGGATC GATCACGAGGGGGCCAGAGATCATCAGATGGAACAGATGAACCTGATATATCACAACGCAGAACTGACCATTATTGCTGCTGCCAGGAGCAGTGTGGAATACGGGCTGCCGGGAGTGGGAGCGGGATACCGCCCACGGAGCATACAACAAGTTGTCAAGATTGGCAACATCGAAATAGTGCCCACCATGAGGCATCCTCACGCCGTCATCCAAACGTCAAAATGGTCGAAAAGGGCGTGGCCTTTCCAAGAAGGCATTCTCAGCCGTCGCCGCCTCATTTTCACCGACGACCAAATGTACTTTGAATGCGATGGTATGAACTGTCATGAGAGCGTCACGAATGTGCCAAAAAGGAACGACCATTGGAGCAACTTGGAATACTGCCAGCAAATTGAGAGCTCGCTGGATCAGCTGCATGCTCCACACAAGCGCGAATTCGACCGCACATTGCGACCTGGAATCCTGGGATGGAACGATAAGCGGCCCTTTGGCCAACCTGTCCGTCCGGGCTCGCATGCTGCCTTTGTGCGGTTCCTGGAAATGATACAGGTATACTCGGCCAGGGAGCTACCGTGTCCTTCCGACGCCCTCAAGGCATTCGATGGTATCGCCAGCAAGTTTGAAGTTCTTCCGGACAGAATCGACCAGATCTGGGGCATTCCTTTCTATTGTAACGAAGAAAGGACCCTGGAGGAGACTTTTGTGGCCGGGCTTGCTTGGAATCACACGGGAAGGGCGGGCTATAGCCTAGAAGGGCTGCCTGAGCCAAGGGACATATTCCCGACTTGGTCGTGGATGAACTGGTACGGCGAGGTCGAGTATCGCGAGCTTGATCTATACAAAGGCGGATACAAGTCTGCCTTCAAGAGTGCCGTGGCATCTGTTGTCCTGGAAGCCGACGACGGGTCACTGCTCACCCTTTCCGAGTACCTGGAGATTTTTCAGGCTGGAATCAATCGTTCCGACAACCCCGAGGCAGTCCGGTTAGAAGCATGGGTTTTCCCACCATCTGCTTttgttgtcgtcgagggctCTCACTTGACGTTGTTTGGGCACCTTACATGTCTACATATATCGATTGCAGATAATCCATTCTACGCAGGTCTGGCGAGTCTGGCCCAGAGGGGTTTGGAGTTTAAAACGGAATGGATATGCATTTATCTGGGCTCTGTCGAGAGCAAGAAGATCAGCCTGGTTGTCCGCTAG